Sequence from the Leptospira montravelensis genome:
TATGGCAGTTGTGCCAGAAATTCTTTTTGTAATCGATCCTAAAAAAGAAGAAATTGCAGTCAGTGAAGCAAAAAAACTTGGTTTGAAAGTGTTTGCTGTGATTGATACTAACTGTGATCCAGAGCCAATCGATTACCCAATTCCAGGTAACGATGATGCGATCCGTGCGATTTCTTTATTCCTCGATACTATGGCAAATGCGGTACTCGAAGGAACAGGTGGAGAAGTCATCCAAACTAATTTTGCTGAAGATATGGACGCAGAACAACTTGCTCTTGAATACCAAGGTGAGTATGATGAGTCTGGAAAATTCATTATGGACGATGAACTTCCTCCAGTGGCAAAAGACATCCCTGTGGATGCGGAAGCTGCTAAAAAAGCAGCAGAAGCTGCGGCAGCCACAGCAACAACTGAGGCTCCGGCAGAAGTGAAACCAGATGCAGAAGGTAAAGAGTAATGGCAGTTAGCTCCGAACAAATTAAAGATCTCCGCGAACGTACTGGCGCGGGGATGATGGACTGCAAAAAAGCCCTCGAAGAAAAGGGTGGCGATATTGAAAAAGCAGTTACATATCTCCGAGAAAAAGGTTTAGCGAAAGCAGCGAAACGTGCTGGTCGCGAAACTGGTGAAGGTAAAGTCATCGCTTACATTCACGGAACAGGAAAAACAGGAGTTCTTGTAGAACTCAATTGTGAAACTGACTTCGTGGCAAACAATGAAGCGTTTGAAGCTCTTGGAAAAGAGATTGCTTTGCAAATCACTGCGATGAACCCACTTTATGTGAACGAGGAATCCATTCCTCAGTCAGAAATTGACAATGAGATGAGTGTGCAAAAAGCACTTCTTGAAAAAGAAGGCAA
This genomic interval carries:
- the tsf gene encoding translation elongation factor Ts; translation: MAVSSEQIKDLRERTGAGMMDCKKALEEKGGDIEKAVTYLREKGLAKAAKRAGRETGEGKVIAYIHGTGKTGVLVELNCETDFVANNEAFEALGKEIALQITAMNPLYVNEESIPQSEIDNEMSVQKALLEKEGKKADQIEKILPGKMKKYFEEICLIHQKSIRDNSKTINDLLQEAIAKFGENITVGRFSRFQVGGN